In one window of Archocentrus centrarchus isolate MPI-CPG fArcCen1 chromosome 11, fArcCen1, whole genome shotgun sequence DNA:
- the nfyc gene encoding nuclear transcription factor Y subunit gamma isoform X1, protein MSADAFGATGSDAQQTLQSFWPRVMEEIRNLTVKDFRVQELPLARIKKIMKLDEDVKMISAEAPVLFAKAAQIFITELTLRAWIHTEDNKRRTLQRNDIAMAITKFDQFDFLIDIVPRDDLKPPKRQEEMRQSVAPAEPVQYYFTLAQQPGAVQVQGTQQGQQPAAQTAATIQPGQIIIAQPQQGQMLQGATMQQLQQVQVQSQGTPITSAPVAMQVGEGQQVQIVQAATAQGQAQTAQAQGQTMQVMQQIITNTGEIQQIPVQLNTGQLQYIRLAQPVSGAQVVQGQIQTLANTQQITQTEVQQGQQQFSQFTDGQQLYQIQQVTMPAGQELTQPMFIQSTNQTTDTQVTQVSTD, encoded by the exons ATGTCTGCAGATGCTTTTGGAGCCACGGGCAGCGATGCCCAGCAAACCCTGCAGTCCTTCTGGCCTCGTGTCATGGAGGAGATCAGAAACTTGACTGTG AAGGATTTCCGTGTGCAGGAGTTGCCTCTAGCTCGAATCAAGAAAATCATGAAGTTGGATGAGGATGTGAAG ATGATCAGTGCAGAGGCTCCGGTCCTATTTGCCAAAGCAGCTCAGATCTTCATCACAGAGCTTACCCTCAGAGCGTGGATCCACACTGAGGACAACAAGAGACGCACACTACAG AGGAACGACATTGCCATGGCAATAACAAAGTTCGACCAGTTTGACTTCCTGATTGACATCGTGCCCCGGGACGACCTGAAGCCGCCTAAACGACAG GAGGAGATGCGTCAGTCAGTTGCTCCAGCAGAGCCGGTGCAGTACTACTTCACCTTAGCCCAGCAGCCTGGAGCCGTGCAGGTGCAGGGCACACAACAGGGTCAGCAACCTGCCGCACAGACAGCGGCAACCATACAGCCTGGACAGATCATCATTGCACAGCCACAGCAAGGGCAG ATGTTGCAAGGTGCCACCATGCAGCAGTTACAGCAGGTGCAGGTGCAATCACAGGGCACGCCCATCACG AGTGCGCCTGTTGCCATGCAGGTGGGTGAGGGCCAGCAGGTGCAGATTGTCCAGGCTGCCACAGCCCAGGGTCAAGCTCAGACAGCTCAAGCCCAAGGCCAGACCATGCAGGTCATGCAACAGATCATCACCAACACTGGCGAGATCCAGCAAATCCCA GTACAACTAAATACGGGCCAGCTGCAATACATCCGTCTAGCCCAGCCTGTCTCTGGAGCACAAGTGGTCCAGGGACAGATTCAGACTCTTGCAAACACCCAGCAG ATCACACAGACAGAAGTGCAACAAGGACAACAGCAATTCAGTCAGTTTACTGATGGACAG CAGTTGTATCAGATACAGCAGGTGACGATGCCAGCAGGACAGGAGCTGACCCAACCAATGTTCATCCAGTCCACCAACCAGACAACTGACACACAGGTCACACAGGTCAGCACTGACTGA
- the nfyc gene encoding nuclear transcription factor Y subunit gamma isoform X3 — MSADAFGATGSDAQQTLQSFWPRVMEEIRNLTVKDFRVQELPLARIKKIMKLDEDVKMISAEAPVLFAKAAQIFITELTLRAWIHTEDNKRRTLQRNDIAMAITKFDQFDFLIDIVPRDDLKPPKRQEEMRQSVAPAEPVQYYFTLAQQPGAVQVQGTQQGQQPAAQTAATIQPGQIIIAQPQQGQSAPVAMQVGEGQQVQIVQAATAQGQAQTAQAQGQTMQVMQQIITNTGEIQQIPVQLNTGQLQYIRLAQPVSGAQVVQGQIQTLANTQQITQTEVQQGQQQFSQFTDGQQLYQIQQVTMPAGQELTQPMFIQSTNQTTDTQVTQVSTD, encoded by the exons ATGTCTGCAGATGCTTTTGGAGCCACGGGCAGCGATGCCCAGCAAACCCTGCAGTCCTTCTGGCCTCGTGTCATGGAGGAGATCAGAAACTTGACTGTG AAGGATTTCCGTGTGCAGGAGTTGCCTCTAGCTCGAATCAAGAAAATCATGAAGTTGGATGAGGATGTGAAG ATGATCAGTGCAGAGGCTCCGGTCCTATTTGCCAAAGCAGCTCAGATCTTCATCACAGAGCTTACCCTCAGAGCGTGGATCCACACTGAGGACAACAAGAGACGCACACTACAG AGGAACGACATTGCCATGGCAATAACAAAGTTCGACCAGTTTGACTTCCTGATTGACATCGTGCCCCGGGACGACCTGAAGCCGCCTAAACGACAG GAGGAGATGCGTCAGTCAGTTGCTCCAGCAGAGCCGGTGCAGTACTACTTCACCTTAGCCCAGCAGCCTGGAGCCGTGCAGGTGCAGGGCACACAACAGGGTCAGCAACCTGCCGCACAGACAGCGGCAACCATACAGCCTGGACAGATCATCATTGCACAGCCACAGCAAGGGCAG AGTGCGCCTGTTGCCATGCAGGTGGGTGAGGGCCAGCAGGTGCAGATTGTCCAGGCTGCCACAGCCCAGGGTCAAGCTCAGACAGCTCAAGCCCAAGGCCAGACCATGCAGGTCATGCAACAGATCATCACCAACACTGGCGAGATCCAGCAAATCCCA GTACAACTAAATACGGGCCAGCTGCAATACATCCGTCTAGCCCAGCCTGTCTCTGGAGCACAAGTGGTCCAGGGACAGATTCAGACTCTTGCAAACACCCAGCAG ATCACACAGACAGAAGTGCAACAAGGACAACAGCAATTCAGTCAGTTTACTGATGGACAG CAGTTGTATCAGATACAGCAGGTGACGATGCCAGCAGGACAGGAGCTGACCCAACCAATGTTCATCCAGTCCACCAACCAGACAACTGACACACAGGTCACACAGGTCAGCACTGACTGA
- the nfyc gene encoding nuclear transcription factor Y subunit gamma isoform X2, with protein sequence MSADAFGATGSDAQQTLQSFWPRVMEEIRNLTVKDFRVQELPLARIKKIMKLDEDVKMISAEAPVLFAKAAQIFITELTLRAWIHTEDNKRRTLQRNDIAMAITKFDQFDFLIDIVPRDDLKPPKRQEEMRQSVAPAEPVQYYFTLAQQPGAVQVQGTQQGQQPAAQTAATIQPGQIIIAQPQQGQMLQGATMQQLQQVQVQSQGTPITSAPVAMQVGEGQQVQIVQAATAQGQAQTAQAQGQTMQVMQQIITNTGEIQQIPVQLNTGQLQYIRLAQPVSGAQVVQGQIQTLANTQQITQTEVQQGQQQFSQFTDGQLYQIQQVTMPAGQELTQPMFIQSTNQTTDTQVTQVSTD encoded by the exons ATGTCTGCAGATGCTTTTGGAGCCACGGGCAGCGATGCCCAGCAAACCCTGCAGTCCTTCTGGCCTCGTGTCATGGAGGAGATCAGAAACTTGACTGTG AAGGATTTCCGTGTGCAGGAGTTGCCTCTAGCTCGAATCAAGAAAATCATGAAGTTGGATGAGGATGTGAAG ATGATCAGTGCAGAGGCTCCGGTCCTATTTGCCAAAGCAGCTCAGATCTTCATCACAGAGCTTACCCTCAGAGCGTGGATCCACACTGAGGACAACAAGAGACGCACACTACAG AGGAACGACATTGCCATGGCAATAACAAAGTTCGACCAGTTTGACTTCCTGATTGACATCGTGCCCCGGGACGACCTGAAGCCGCCTAAACGACAG GAGGAGATGCGTCAGTCAGTTGCTCCAGCAGAGCCGGTGCAGTACTACTTCACCTTAGCCCAGCAGCCTGGAGCCGTGCAGGTGCAGGGCACACAACAGGGTCAGCAACCTGCCGCACAGACAGCGGCAACCATACAGCCTGGACAGATCATCATTGCACAGCCACAGCAAGGGCAG ATGTTGCAAGGTGCCACCATGCAGCAGTTACAGCAGGTGCAGGTGCAATCACAGGGCACGCCCATCACG AGTGCGCCTGTTGCCATGCAGGTGGGTGAGGGCCAGCAGGTGCAGATTGTCCAGGCTGCCACAGCCCAGGGTCAAGCTCAGACAGCTCAAGCCCAAGGCCAGACCATGCAGGTCATGCAACAGATCATCACCAACACTGGCGAGATCCAGCAAATCCCA GTACAACTAAATACGGGCCAGCTGCAATACATCCGTCTAGCCCAGCCTGTCTCTGGAGCACAAGTGGTCCAGGGACAGATTCAGACTCTTGCAAACACCCAGCAG ATCACACAGACAGAAGTGCAACAAGGACAACAGCAATTCAGTCAGTTTACTGATGGACAG TTGTATCAGATACAGCAGGTGACGATGCCAGCAGGACAGGAGCTGACCCAACCAATGTTCATCCAGTCCACCAACCAGACAACTGACACACAGGTCACACAGGTCAGCACTGACTGA
- the nfyc gene encoding nuclear transcription factor Y subunit gamma isoform X4 — MSADAFGATGSDAQQTLQSFWPRVMEEIRNLTVKDFRVQELPLARIKKIMKLDEDVKMISAEAPVLFAKAAQIFITELTLRAWIHTEDNKRRTLQRNDIAMAITKFDQFDFLIDIVPRDDLKPPKRQEEMRQSVAPAEPVQYYFTLAQQPGAVQVQGTQQGQQPAAQTAATIQPGQIIIAQPQQGQSAPVAMQVGEGQQVQIVQAATAQGQAQTAQAQGQTMQVMQQIITNTGEIQQIPVQLNTGQLQYIRLAQPVSGAQVVQGQIQTLANTQQITQTEVQQGQQQFSQFTDGQLYQIQQVTMPAGQELTQPMFIQSTNQTTDTQVTQVSTD; from the exons ATGTCTGCAGATGCTTTTGGAGCCACGGGCAGCGATGCCCAGCAAACCCTGCAGTCCTTCTGGCCTCGTGTCATGGAGGAGATCAGAAACTTGACTGTG AAGGATTTCCGTGTGCAGGAGTTGCCTCTAGCTCGAATCAAGAAAATCATGAAGTTGGATGAGGATGTGAAG ATGATCAGTGCAGAGGCTCCGGTCCTATTTGCCAAAGCAGCTCAGATCTTCATCACAGAGCTTACCCTCAGAGCGTGGATCCACACTGAGGACAACAAGAGACGCACACTACAG AGGAACGACATTGCCATGGCAATAACAAAGTTCGACCAGTTTGACTTCCTGATTGACATCGTGCCCCGGGACGACCTGAAGCCGCCTAAACGACAG GAGGAGATGCGTCAGTCAGTTGCTCCAGCAGAGCCGGTGCAGTACTACTTCACCTTAGCCCAGCAGCCTGGAGCCGTGCAGGTGCAGGGCACACAACAGGGTCAGCAACCTGCCGCACAGACAGCGGCAACCATACAGCCTGGACAGATCATCATTGCACAGCCACAGCAAGGGCAG AGTGCGCCTGTTGCCATGCAGGTGGGTGAGGGCCAGCAGGTGCAGATTGTCCAGGCTGCCACAGCCCAGGGTCAAGCTCAGACAGCTCAAGCCCAAGGCCAGACCATGCAGGTCATGCAACAGATCATCACCAACACTGGCGAGATCCAGCAAATCCCA GTACAACTAAATACGGGCCAGCTGCAATACATCCGTCTAGCCCAGCCTGTCTCTGGAGCACAAGTGGTCCAGGGACAGATTCAGACTCTTGCAAACACCCAGCAG ATCACACAGACAGAAGTGCAACAAGGACAACAGCAATTCAGTCAGTTTACTGATGGACAG TTGTATCAGATACAGCAGGTGACGATGCCAGCAGGACAGGAGCTGACCCAACCAATGTTCATCCAGTCCACCAACCAGACAACTGACACACAGGTCACACAGGTCAGCACTGACTGA